One part of the Denticeps clupeoides chromosome 8, fDenClu1.1, whole genome shotgun sequence genome encodes these proteins:
- the adprm gene encoding manganese-dependent ADP-ribose/CDP-alcohol diphosphatase yields the protein MLLGAGRLLCSDRRRPGSAHEAFFREVWRELPAVRRVFGNSPWRGHRRSARRTPGSAMEPCAEPPLFTFGVIADVQYADIDDGANYTRTRARYYRNSVRLLRRACRAWSEEDVRPRFVLQLGDVIDGHNVKHGASERALETVLRELDGCPAEVHHVWGNHEFYNFSRDALLASALNSARLGDGRLARPGDMYVYHFSPAPCFRLVVLDAYDVSIIGRDETSEKYEEAASIMKEHNSNPDLNHPPVTHGLEQRFVKFNGGFSQDQLQWLDEVLSLADTNQEKVIVVSHLPVHPSSTDPICLAWNHSTVLSILHSHSCVVCFIAGHDHDGGYHQDELGLHYLTLEGVIETPPHSDAYGTVYVYKDHMFLKGRGRIEDRVLRYPDHVNG from the exons ATGCTGCTTGGAGCAGGACGACTTCTCTGTTCGGACCGTAGACGACCTGGTTCCGCTCATGAAGCTTTTTTTAGGGAGGTTTGGCGTGAACTTCCGGCGGTGAGACGCGTGTTCGGGAACAGTCCCTGGCGCGGCCACCGCCGCAGCGCCCGACGGACGCCCGGAAGCGCGATGGAGCCCTGCGCCGAGCCGCCGCTCTTCACCTTCGGCGTCATCGCGGACGTGCAGTACGCCGACATCGACGACGGCGCCAACTACACCCGCACGAGGGCGCGCTACTACCGGAACAGCGTGCGGCTGCTGCGCCGAGCCTGCCGGGCCTGGAGCGAGGAGGACGTCCGGCCGCGGTTCGTCCTGCAGCTCGGTGACGTCATCGACGGCCACAACGTCAAGCACGGCGCGTCGGAGCGCGCGCTGGAGACGGTGCTCCGGGAGCTCGACGGCTGCCCGGCCGAGGTGCACCACGTCTGGGGGAACCACGAGTTCTACAACTTCAGCCGCGACGCGCTGCTGGCGTCCGCGCTCAACTCCGCGCGTCTCGGCGACGGCCGGCTCGCGCGTCCCGGCGACATGTACGTCTACCACTTTAGCCCCGCCCCTTGCTTCCGATTGGTCGTGCTCGACGCCTACGACGTGAGCATCATTGGACGGGACGAGACGAGCGAGAAGTACGAGGAGGCCGCGAGTATCATGAAGGAGCACAACTCCAATCCAGACCTCAACCACCCCCCAG TTACCCACGGACTGGAACAAAGGTTCGTTAAGTTCAATGGAGGATTCAGCCAGGATCAGCTTCAGTGGCTTGATGAAGTGCTCAGCCTGGCCGATACAAACCAGGAAAAAGTGATTGTTGTCA GTCACCTGCCTGTGCATCCATCTTCCACCGACCCCATATGTCTGGCCTGGAACCACAGCACGGTGCTGTCCATCCTGCACTCCCACAGCTGCGTGGTTTGTTTCATCGCCGGCCATGATCATGACGGTGGATACCATCAGGACGAGCTGGGCCTTCACTACCTCACCCTGGAGGGGGTCATCGAGACACCCCCACACAGCGACGCCTACGGAACCGTGTACGTGTACAAGGACCACATGTTCCTCAAAGGAAGAGGGAGAATAGAGGACCGCGTTCTTCGTTATCCAGATCATGTGAATGGCTAA
- the gas7b gene encoding growth arrest-specific protein 7 isoform X1, whose product MSARFCKTLYAFSGEQHRLGLSFAAGDTVRVTQAPPGGWWEGEKDGVRGWFPSSYVQVLEKSSSVTALPGDEQTRSPLPQDWKCYVSPQGQKYYVNIVTNETTWDRPCSAPGTPRTSLRHKNSLPSVNGFHSSEGPLPGTEQTSAHRRQSSMEQQSPTSTSPMKKQDKESRTTINCVTFPLSISVLEQPLLKPDEWSYCDHFWTDKRDPQGNASISGFEVLLQKQLKGKQMQKEMAEFVRERIKIEDEYAKGLLRLSQVPLAAQEEGTLGEAWAQVKKSLADEAEVHLKFSSKLHSEVEKPLLTFRDSFKKDMKKFDHSITDLRKQLAGCYTAVEKARKALAERQKDLDLKTLQLETKLSTKVEEEIRKARRKSTQAGDELMRCVDLYNQAQSKWFEEMVTTSLELERLEVERIEMIRQHLCQYTTLRHETDMFNQSTMQPVDHLLHTVDPAKDRELWVKEHMTGSVRPVNMEI is encoded by the exons ATGTCCGCCCGCTTCTGCAAGACCCTGTACGCGTTCAGCGGGGAGCAGCACCGGCTGGGACTGAGCTTCGCGGCGGGGGACACGGTGCGGGTCACGCAGGCGCCGCCCGGGGGCTGGTGGGAAGGCGAGAAGGACGGCGTGAGAGGCTGGTTCCCCTCCAGCTACGTGCAGGTCCTGGAG AAGTCCTCGTCCGTGACTGCGTTGCCGGGTGACGAGCAGACTCGAAGCCCCCTACCTCAGGACTGGAAATGCTACGTGTCTCCACAAGGGCAGAAATACTACGTCAACATTGTCACCAACG AAACCACGTGGGACAGGCCGTGCAGCGCTCCTGGGACGCCGCGAACATCGCTGAGGCACAAAAACTCCCTGCCCTCAG TGAATGGATTTCACTCCAGCGAGGGTCCGCTGCCTGGTACAGAGCAGACCAGCGCTCACCGGCGCCAGAGCAGcatggagcagcag AGTCCAACATCCACCTCACCCATGAAGAAGCAGGACAAGGAGTCCAGAACAACG ATTAACTGTGTGACGTTCCCACTGTCTATCAGTGTGCTGGAGCAGCCACTACTCAAACCAGATGAGTGGAGCTACTGCGACCACTTCTGG acGGACAAAAGAGATCCCCAGGGAAATGCGTCCATCTCAGGCTTCGAGGTCCTTCTGCAGAAACAGCTGAAGGGCAAGCAGATGCAGAAGGAGATGGCCGAGTTTGTGCGCGAGAG aataAAGATAGAGGATGAATATGCCAAAGGCCTGCTCCGACTGTCTCAGGTTCCGCTAGCTGCACAGGAGGAAGG GACGCTGGGGGAGGCCTGGGCCCAGGTTAAGAAGAGCCTGGCAGACGAGGCGGAGGTCCACCTGAAGTTTTCCTCCAAG CTGCACAGCGAGGTGGAGAAGCCGCTGCTGACGTTCCGCGACAGTTTTAAAAAAGACATGAAGAAGTTCGACCATAGCATCACGGACTTGCGGAAGCAGCTGGCCGGCTGCTACACGGCTGTGGAGAAG GCTCGTAAAGCTCTGGCTGAACGGCAAAAAGACCTGGACCTGAAGacgctgcagctggagacaaaACTCAGTACCAAGGTGGAGGAGGAAATCAGAAAGGCTCGCAGGAAGTCCACACAAGCAG GTGATGAACTGATGCGCTGCGTGGATCTCTACAACCAGGCCCAGTCCAAATGGTTTGAGGAGATGGTCACCACTAGCCTG gagctggagaggctggAGGTAGAAAGGATCGAAATGATCCGTCAGCACCTGTGCCAGTACACCACACTGCGTCATGAGACGGACATGTTCAACCAAAGT acTATGCAGCCAGTGGACCACCTCCTCCATACTGTGGATCCAGCTAAAGACAGGGAGCTGTGGGTGAAGGAACACATGACTGGCTCTGTGAGACCGGTGAACATGGAGATCTGA
- the gas7b gene encoding growth arrest-specific protein 7 isoform X2, with the protein MEQQSPTSTSPMKKQDKESRTTINCVTFPLSISVLEQPLLKPDEWSYCDHFWTDKRDPQGNASISGFEVLLQKQLKGKQMQKEMAEFVRERIKIEDEYAKGLLRLSQVPLAAQEEGTLGEAWAQVKKSLADEAEVHLKFSSKLHSEVEKPLLTFRDSFKKDMKKFDHSITDLRKQLAGCYTAVEKARKALAERQKDLDLKTLQLETKLSTKVEEEIRKARRKSTQAGDELMRCVDLYNQAQSKWFEEMVTTSLELERLEVERIEMIRQHLCQYTTLRHETDMFNQSTMQPVDHLLHTVDPAKDRELWVKEHMTGSVRPVNMEI; encoded by the exons atggagcagcag AGTCCAACATCCACCTCACCCATGAAGAAGCAGGACAAGGAGTCCAGAACAACG ATTAACTGTGTGACGTTCCCACTGTCTATCAGTGTGCTGGAGCAGCCACTACTCAAACCAGATGAGTGGAGCTACTGCGACCACTTCTGG acGGACAAAAGAGATCCCCAGGGAAATGCGTCCATCTCAGGCTTCGAGGTCCTTCTGCAGAAACAGCTGAAGGGCAAGCAGATGCAGAAGGAGATGGCCGAGTTTGTGCGCGAGAG aataAAGATAGAGGATGAATATGCCAAAGGCCTGCTCCGACTGTCTCAGGTTCCGCTAGCTGCACAGGAGGAAGG GACGCTGGGGGAGGCCTGGGCCCAGGTTAAGAAGAGCCTGGCAGACGAGGCGGAGGTCCACCTGAAGTTTTCCTCCAAG CTGCACAGCGAGGTGGAGAAGCCGCTGCTGACGTTCCGCGACAGTTTTAAAAAAGACATGAAGAAGTTCGACCATAGCATCACGGACTTGCGGAAGCAGCTGGCCGGCTGCTACACGGCTGTGGAGAAG GCTCGTAAAGCTCTGGCTGAACGGCAAAAAGACCTGGACCTGAAGacgctgcagctggagacaaaACTCAGTACCAAGGTGGAGGAGGAAATCAGAAAGGCTCGCAGGAAGTCCACACAAGCAG GTGATGAACTGATGCGCTGCGTGGATCTCTACAACCAGGCCCAGTCCAAATGGTTTGAGGAGATGGTCACCACTAGCCTG gagctggagaggctggAGGTAGAAAGGATCGAAATGATCCGTCAGCACCTGTGCCAGTACACCACACTGCGTCATGAGACGGACATGTTCAACCAAAGT acTATGCAGCCAGTGGACCACCTCCTCCATACTGTGGATCCAGCTAAAGACAGGGAGCTGTGGGTGAAGGAACACATGACTGGCTCTGTGAGACCGGTGAACATGGAGATCTGA
- the LOC114795541 gene encoding OCIA domain-containing protein 2-like isoform X2, with protein sequence MSSEATEGSVAVESKEAAPGSQKKCGKGHIQREEVRKIWRECQEESFWYRALPLSLGSMTVTGALIYQGVWKTSVRFGPFPKLACTVTMCVKNAKNRECRYHRLSRAIKESWNPSNAWNCKREQASVLNKSSFLIILLVFY encoded by the exons ATGAGCTCAGAGGCAACTGAGGGCAGTGTGGCTGTGGAATCCAAGGAGGCTGCACCAGGAAGCCAGAAGAAG TGTGGAAAAGGACACATTCAAAGGGAGGAGGTGAGAAAGATATGGAGGGAGTGTCAGGAGGAGAGTTTCTGGTACAGAG CTCTCCCTCTATCTCTGGGGAGCATGACGGTCACCGGTGCTCTCATCTACCAAG GAGTGTGGAAGACATCAGTGCGCTTTGGACCTTTTCCTAAACTTGCAT GCACTGTCACCATGTGTGTGAAAAATGCAAAGAACAGGGAGTGCAGGTACCACCGGCTCAGCCGAGCAATTAAG GAGTCATGGAATCCTTCAAATGCCTGGAATTGTAAAAGAGAACAAGCATCTGTTCTtaataaaagttcatttttaataattttgttgGTCTTTTATTGA
- the LOC114795541 gene encoding OCIA domain-containing protein 2-like isoform X1: MSSEATEGSVAVESKEAAPGSQKKCGKGHIQREEVRKIWRECQEESFWYRALPLSLGSMTVTGALIYQGVWKTSVRFGPFPKLALAGIVGFAVGKASYLSTCREKFQKLGPDFPFGSGFRPHCHHVCEKCKEQGVQVPPAQPSN; the protein is encoded by the exons ATGAGCTCAGAGGCAACTGAGGGCAGTGTGGCTGTGGAATCCAAGGAGGCTGCACCAGGAAGCCAGAAGAAG TGTGGAAAAGGACACATTCAAAGGGAGGAGGTGAGAAAGATATGGAGGGAGTGTCAGGAGGAGAGTTTCTGGTACAGAG CTCTCCCTCTATCTCTGGGGAGCATGACGGTCACCGGTGCTCTCATCTACCAAG GAGTGTGGAAGACATCAGTGCGCTTTGGACCTTTTCCTAAACTTGCAT TGGCAGGAATTGTTGGATTTGCGGTGGGGAAAGCCTCCTACCTAAGCACTTGCCGAGAAAAATTCCAGAAGCTTGGCCCTGATTTTCCCTTTGGGTCAGGGTTTAGACC GCACTGTCACCATGTGTGTGAAAAATGCAAAGAACAGGGAGTGCAGGTACCACCGGCTCAGCCGAGCAATTAA